The proteins below are encoded in one region of Aequorivita iocasae:
- a CDS encoding PAS domain S-box protein, whose protein sequence is MSTLYDNTKENEFSDVVFDLAPFPMWIYDLDSLKFLAVNKEAIKHYGYSRKEFLAMTIKDIRPAADIPKLLKSIAEAKSRTELYKESLFKHRLKDGNIIRVQIKSNLITYRGRKAEIVTAVDLTASYLKKKQREEQGEYLATLSQLNEILLKSENWKEGLQQCLPILGSFLGADRISFFQPRCPSSFIEPELSWYKRNAEIKKQIIPLQPTAGEIDTFIHLLSKKKVIHAKVSEMDEGILKKTLSKEKVYSLLSIAVKANKRVLGYIRVDTCNKNRSWHKNDVHLLKNLVHNLEPVINESFAHQQLVDSEAKFRSLVQNGKDLIAIIDAEGNYKYVAPTSLNVLGIPPEKFLGRNAFEFINGEDLQRLQASLKDLAQNQHISIEPYRFLDNSNTWRWIQTDLFNHLEDPTIEGIIANSRDVTSEMEKRLGDQLLVRMTKMICQPGSLSDCFEQALQQLIGPTKINIGEAWMLSTDKSQLFLLAKSCQNSIYKQFYEKKDQVDTLSLGQGLAGQVWKEQKFIIWEDIHQCSMFSHTRQAKNTGLQSALGVPIIYNEEFLGCIICFTKYEKRAFSDQEKFISNIGGQIGSVVKQKMVEEEYRNFFNIAPDPLCILGTDLSLQKYNQAFYKLLGYEEQELLNQSMENFIAADDKKKFDKILELKTAQAQTVTFEGRLLTKQGDLKWLIWKGSHLPAEKSFILAAKDITEQKHAEQKLTKAYDRLKNAQKIAKLGYWFRNLDSNLSHWSEEVYAIYGVKPTSFVPTLENIAQTFHPEDRYLLIQDPREFLVPEKITRFENRIVTSSKKEKWVHQELRLLMNEKQQPYRIEGIIQDITEKKEYELQLTQSNERFRLAMKASNEMIYEIDLIKNRVTRSKGYSETFCYETDETFTKHNSWFSSIHPEDTAGVWQSLCDSLENQDTTFWKRDYRVINEDGKTNYLIDRCFIVRNAQGNPIRCVGSALDITASKQQLERIKKQNKKLRDIAWAQSHVIRAPLSRIMGLIYLTKEHEAGGKTLQEIFELISDSAEELDSEIKKIITKTETLKEDDHSNPTY, encoded by the coding sequence ATGTCTACTCTTTATGATAATACTAAGGAAAACGAATTTTCCGATGTTGTCTTTGATCTAGCTCCTTTCCCTATGTGGATATATGATTTGGATTCCTTGAAGTTTCTTGCGGTAAATAAAGAAGCAATAAAACACTATGGATATTCAAGGAAGGAATTCTTGGCAATGACTATAAAAGACATCCGTCCGGCAGCCGATATTCCAAAATTATTAAAATCGATAGCCGAAGCAAAGAGCAGGACCGAACTGTATAAGGAAAGTCTCTTTAAGCATCGGTTAAAAGATGGAAATATAATCCGGGTTCAGATAAAAAGCAACCTAATAACGTACCGAGGGAGAAAGGCAGAAATAGTAACGGCAGTAGACTTAACCGCCAGTTATCTCAAAAAAAAACAGAGGGAAGAGCAAGGCGAATATTTAGCTACCCTTAGCCAATTAAATGAAATTCTTTTAAAATCTGAAAATTGGAAGGAAGGACTACAGCAATGTCTTCCCATTTTGGGATCCTTCTTGGGTGCAGATCGTATCTCTTTCTTCCAACCCAGATGCCCCAGTTCCTTTATCGAGCCAGAATTAAGCTGGTACAAACGGAATGCTGAAATCAAAAAACAGATAATACCTCTGCAACCCACCGCAGGTGAAATTGACACTTTTATACACCTCTTATCTAAAAAAAAGGTAATCCACGCCAAGGTAAGTGAAATGGACGAGGGCATCTTAAAAAAAACACTATCAAAGGAGAAGGTATACTCTTTGCTTTCAATAGCAGTTAAGGCAAACAAGCGCGTATTGGGCTATATTCGGGTTGACACCTGCAATAAAAATAGGTCGTGGCATAAAAATGATGTTCACTTATTAAAAAATTTGGTTCATAATTTGGAACCTGTAATCAATGAGTCATTTGCCCACCAACAGCTAGTGGATAGCGAAGCAAAGTTTAGATCACTTGTTCAAAATGGAAAAGATTTAATTGCCATAATAGATGCAGAGGGCAATTATAAATACGTTGCGCCTACTTCTTTAAATGTATTAGGAATACCCCCTGAAAAATTTTTGGGAAGAAATGCATTTGAATTTATAAATGGTGAAGATTTGCAACGCTTACAAGCCTCTCTGAAAGATCTGGCTCAAAACCAACACATCTCCATTGAACCCTATCGTTTTTTGGATAACAGTAATACGTGGCGATGGATACAAACTGATTTATTCAATCATTTAGAGGACCCTACCATTGAAGGAATTATAGCAAATAGTCGTGACGTTACTAGTGAAATGGAAAAACGTCTAGGTGATCAATTGTTGGTACGGATGACCAAGATGATCTGTCAACCTGGATCACTTTCCGATTGCTTTGAACAAGCCTTGCAACAATTGATTGGGCCTACAAAAATAAATATAGGTGAGGCCTGGATGTTATCTACAGATAAATCACAACTCTTCCTCCTTGCCAAAAGTTGTCAAAACAGCATATATAAACAATTTTATGAAAAAAAAGACCAGGTTGATACCTTATCGTTAGGGCAAGGCCTTGCTGGCCAAGTATGGAAAGAACAAAAATTTATAATATGGGAGGATATACATCAGTGTTCCATGTTCTCGCATACAAGGCAGGCGAAAAACACAGGGCTGCAATCAGCATTAGGAGTACCTATTATTTACAACGAGGAGTTTTTGGGATGTATAATATGTTTTACCAAATATGAAAAACGTGCATTTTCCGATCAGGAAAAATTTATTTCAAATATTGGTGGCCAGATTGGATCGGTGGTAAAGCAGAAAATGGTAGAGGAAGAATATAGAAATTTTTTCAACATCGCGCCTGACCCACTTTGTATCTTAGGAACTGATCTATCGCTACAAAAATACAACCAAGCTTTTTACAAATTATTGGGATACGAGGAACAAGAATTGCTGAATCAATCCATGGAAAATTTTATTGCTGCCGATGATAAAAAGAAGTTTGATAAAATATTAGAGCTAAAGACTGCCCAAGCCCAAACGGTAACATTTGAAGGGAGACTATTAACCAAGCAAGGAGATTTAAAATGGCTCATATGGAAAGGATCCCATCTGCCTGCAGAAAAAAGTTTTATTCTAGCCGCCAAAGATATTACTGAACAAAAACATGCAGAACAGAAATTAACAAAAGCATATGACCGATTAAAAAATGCGCAAAAGATTGCAAAATTGGGGTATTGGTTCCGAAATTTAGATTCAAACCTGAGCCATTGGAGCGAAGAGGTATATGCCATATATGGAGTTAAGCCCACAAGTTTTGTGCCCACCCTTGAAAATATTGCACAAACCTTTCATCCAGAAGATCGCTATTTACTTATTCAAGACCCGAGGGAATTTTTAGTCCCTGAAAAAATAACTCGTTTCGAAAACCGTATTGTAACTTCTTCCAAAAAAGAAAAATGGGTACATCAAGAACTTAGACTCTTGATGAATGAAAAACAGCAACCTTATAGAATAGAAGGTATTATTCAAGACATCACCGAAAAAAAGGAATACGAATTACAGTTAACCCAAAGCAATGAAAGATTTCGACTTGCAATGAAAGCAAGTAATGAAATGATTTATGAAATTGACCTAATCAAGAATAGAGTTACCCGTAGTAAGGGATATTCAGAAACCTTTTGCTATGAAACAGACGAGACATTTACCAAACATAATTCCTGGTTTTCAAGTATCCACCCAGAAGACACGGCTGGCGTATGGCAATCCCTGTGCGACTCCTTGGAAAATCAAGATACTACCTTCTGGAAAAGAGATTACCGAGTCATCAATGAGGATGGCAAAACAAACTATTTAATTGACCGATGTTTTATTGTACGAAATGCACAAGGTAACCCCATACGCTGTGTGGGATCGGCACTCGATATAACCGCTTCAAAGCAACAGCTTGAAAGAATAAAGAAACAAAATAAAAAATTACGGGATATTGCCTGGGCGCAATCTCATGTAATTCGAGCTCCATTAAGTAGAATCATGGGGTTGATATATTTAACCAAGGAACACGAAGCAGGAGGAAAGACACTACAAGAAATTTTTGAATTGATTTCAGATTCCGCAGAAGAACTTGATAGTGAAATTAAAAAAATTATTACTAAAACGGAAACACTCAAAGAAGATGACCATTCAAATCCTACTTATTGA
- a CDS encoding response regulator, with translation MTIQILLIDDDPVVNFIHSRIIQDKFPDHPIFTFQNGLTAIEYIKQNSHYSYLIFLDINMPIMDGWEFLETIAEDETNYDLQIHVLTSSLDQEDKSRASNNKQILSYINKPLKSNNLKDLLKYK, from the coding sequence ATGACCATTCAAATCCTACTTATTGATGATGACCCGGTAGTGAATTTTATACACTCTCGAATCATTCAGGACAAATTTCCAGACCACCCCATATTTACATTTCAGAATGGGCTGACCGCCATAGAATATATTAAACAAAACTCCCATTATTCCTACTTGATTTTTCTCGACATCAATATGCCCATTATGGACGGATGGGAATTTCTAGAAACAATTGCGGAAGACGAAACCAATTATGACCTACAAATACACGTGCTTACCTCATCCCTAGACCAAGAAGATAAATCTAGAGCCTCAAACAATAAGCAAATACTTTCCTATATAAATAAACCTTTAAAATCGAATAATTTAAAAGATTTATTAAAGTACAAATAG